Proteins encoded in a region of the Salvelinus fontinalis isolate EN_2023a chromosome 17, ASM2944872v1, whole genome shotgun sequence genome:
- the LOC129813492 gene encoding uncharacterized protein LOC129813492, whose protein sequence is MVSGDSVTPDKEEYTPTEGSSVSLSCTYETSSSNIYLYWYQQYPNQAPQFLLCDTLEADITPTSPEEYYLEGSRVKISCNYTNKERTCVYLEISSAEVTDSALYYCALRPTVTGNTDTLFKNLQSPGSFLFFTGTSVVDIITPDRDVVDVIEDSSVQLSCRYNSSLTNSLLWYLQHPGSSLQFLIVDYSGIITNTDSTKWTLTHEKEGNRVDLEISSAEVTDSALYYCSLRPTVTGNPETQY, encoded by the exons ATGGTATCTGGAGACAGTGTGACTCCTGACAAGGAGGAGTACACCCCCACTGAGGGATCATCAGTGTCTCTGAGCTGTACATATGAAACAAGCAGCAGTAACATCTACCTTTACTGGTACCAACAATACCCTAACCAGGCACCTCAGTTTCTACTGT GTGATACTTTAGAGGCTGATATTACTCCGACCAGTCCTGAGGAGTATTATTTAGAGGGTAGCAGAGTTAAGATCTCCTGTAACTACACA AACAAGGAGAGAACCTGTGTGTATCTGGAGATCTCCTCTGCTGAAGTAACAGACTCTGCTCTGTACTACTGTGCTCTGAGGCCCACAGTGACAggaaacacagacacactgttCAAAAACCTACAGTCACCTGGGAGT tttttattttttacaggtaCAAGTGTTGTAGACATAATTACTCCAGACAGAGATGTAGTGGATGTTATAGAGGATAGTAGTGTTCAACTCTCCTGTAGATACAACAGCTCATTAACCAACAGTCTGTTATGGTACCTCCAGCACCCTGgatcctctctacagttcctcatAGTGGACTACTCTGGGATCATAACCAACACTGATAGTACAAAATGGACCCTCACACATGAAAAAGAGGGCAACCGTGTTGATCTGGAGATATCCTCTGCTGAAGTGACAGACTCTGCTCTGTACTACTGTTCCCTGAGGCCCACAGTGACAGGAAATCCAGAAACACAATACTGA
- the LOC129813493 gene encoding uncharacterized protein LOC129813493, with amino-acid sequence MDLLSGTILTTFSDCRGEEAVDQQSGHVSALEGGLVTLSCNYTITSSPSPDLFWYIQLTRDSPQYVLRRDRYSEGSNSYEFKKRFDSRLNFTSSSVPLTIQRLQLSDSAVFYCALRSTVTTSDSVTAQQHRVECCSDNVTSFSVFDDTQKEEETRISFSHHGLVTSEWYYSSPTDLTVAGMEPWLRNLLILASFCYECRGEDSVIQPPGDVIATEGEQVTLDCQFDAVNTNNLYLFWYKHEVNCFPKFMLGLFSFRSTNATGNKKRFDAHLDKDSKSVPLTIQRLQLSDSAVYYCALRPTVTTGYTAPLQKLVYPWR; translated from the exons ATGGACCTGCTCAGTG GAACTATTTTAACAACTTTTTCAGATTGCAGAGGTGAAGAGGCTGTAGACCAGCAGAGTGGACATGTTTCTGCCCTTGAAGGAGGACTGGTAACACTCAGCTGTAACTACACTATTACCAGTAGTCCATCTCCTGATCTCTTCTGGTACATCCAGTTAACTAGGGACTCTCCTCAGTATGTCCTGAGAAGAGATCGTTATTCAGAAGGGAGCAATAGTTATGAGTTTAAGAAgaggtttgattccaggctgaatTTCACATCTAGCTCTGTCCCCTTGACGATCCAGAGGTTGCAGCTGTCTGACTCTGCTGTGTTCTACTGTGCTCTGAGGTCCACAGTGACAACAAGTGATTCAGTCACTGCACAACAACACAGGGTAGAGTGTTGTTCAGACAATGTCACAAGCTTCTCAGTGTTTGACGATacacagaaagaggaggagacaagGATTTCCTTTTCTCATCATGGCCTAGTTACATCAGAGTGGTATTACTCTTCTCCCACTGATCTCACGGTAGCAGGCATGGAACCCTGGTTGAGGAATTTACTGATTCTTGCTTCATTTTGTTATG AATGCAGAGGAGAAGACTCAGTCATTCAGCCACCAGGAGATGTGATCGctactgagggagaacaggtcaCACTGGACTGTCAATTTGATGCAGTTAATACTAATAATCTCTACCTGTTCTGGTACAAGCATGAAGTAAATTGCTTCCCAAAGTTCATGCTGGGACTTTTTTCTTTTAGAAGTACAAATGCCACTGGAAATAAGAAGAGATTTGATGCCCATCTAGATAAAGACTCAAAATCTGTCCCCTTGACGATCCAGAGGTTGCAGCTGTCTGATTCTGCTGTGTACTACTGTGCTCTGAGGCCCACTGTGACAACAGGATATACAGCCCCCCTACAAAAACTAGTGTATCCTTGGCGCTAA